Proteins found in one Cricetulus griseus strain 17A/GY chromosome X, alternate assembly CriGri-PICRH-1.0, whole genome shotgun sequence genomic segment:
- the LOC100756188 gene encoding protein S-Myc — protein MLSSTTSTMPGMICKNSDLEFDSLKPCFYPEEDDVYFGGRDSTPPGEDIWKKFELLPTPRLSPSRALAEQSLEPVNWATEMLLPEADLWGNPAEEDVFGLGGLRGLTNNPIILRDCMWSGFSTREKLESAVSEKLPDRYGSLAAGPSTSAPGAAGTASSAGQARSGTAGAGRGKAAWLTELAHLDSECVDPSVVFFPANKREWVPAPDIPASAGTADTVISPGDHQAFSTPREDILSNSGTEEEDEEEIDVVTVEETQCSKTVTRLPTAAHPENAALGPGRAQSRELILKRCVLIHEQHNYAAPPLPYVGSEDAPPQKKLKSATSVGSLKCVLPLKPARLGPRNSDLNDIERRRNHNMMERQRRDSMRSSFLNLRDLVPELVHNEKAAKVVILKKATEYIHSLQADEYKLLVEREKLHARQQQLLKKIKHSKTN, from the coding sequence ATGCTCAGCAGCACTACATCCACCATGCCCGGGATGATCTGCAAGAACTCAGACCTGGAGTTTGACTCGCTGAAGCCCTGCTTCTATCCGGAAGAAGATGACGTCTACTTTGGCGGTCGCGACTCGACGCCTCCGGGGGAGGACATCTGGAAGAAGTTTGAACTGTTGCCTACGCCTCGGTTGTCACCTAGCCGTGCCTTGGCGGAGCAGAGCCTGGAGCCAGTGAACTGGGCCACCGAGATGCTGCTGCCTGAGGCCGACCTATGGGGTAACCCGGCCGAGGAGGATGTTTTTGGCCTGGGAGGACTCCGTGGCCTCACCAACAACCCGATCATCCTTCGGGACTGCATGTGGAGTGGGTTTTCCACCCGGGAGAAGCTGGAGAGTGCGGTAAGCGAGAAGCTGCCAGACCGCTATGGGTCCCTGGCCGCCGGCCCCAGCACCTCAGCCCCTGGAGCGGCAGGCACCGCCAGCTCAGCGGGCCAGGCACGCAGCGGAACAGCAGGTGCGGGGCGTGGGAAAGCCGCCTGGCTCACAGAGCTCGCCCACCTGGACTCGGAGTGCGTGGACCCCTCAGTGGTCTTCTTCCCAGCGAATAAGCGCGAGTGGGTGCCCGCACCGGACATCCCCGCCAGCGCTGGCACTGCGGACACTGTAATCAGCCCTGGTGACCACCAGGCCTTCAGCACCCCCCGAGAGGACATCCTGAGCAACTCAGGTactgaggaggaagatgaagaggaaatCGATGTGGTCACGGTGGAGGAGACCCAATGCTCCAAGACTGTCACCAGGCTCCCCACCGCGGCGCACCCTGAGAATGCAGCGCTGGGCCCCGGGCGCGCGCAGTCCAGGGAGCTGATCCTCAAGCGCTGCGTCCTCATTCATGAGCAGCACAACTACGCCGCGCCACCGTTGCCCTATGTGGGCAGTGAGGACGCGCCGCCGCAGAAGAAGCTCAAGAGCGCGACTTCAGTAGGGTCCCTCAAGTGCGTCCTCCCGCTGAAGCCTGCAAGATTGGGTCCCCGCAACTCCGACTTGAATGACATTGAGCGTCGCCGCAACCACAACATGATGGAGCGCCAACGCCGTGACAGTATGCGCTCCAGCTTCCTGAACCTCAGGGACCTTGTGCCTGAGCTGGTGCACAACGAGAAGGCCGCTAAGGTGGTCATCTTGAAAAAAGCCACAGAGTACATCCACAGTCTGCAGGCTGATGAGTACAAGCTCCTGGTAGAAAGGG